The Phragmites australis chromosome 1, lpPhrAust1.1, whole genome shotgun sequence genomic interval CTCCTCAGTTGCCACGCAAGCCGGTTCCAGATGATCTCCGAGGCAAGTGTTTTAATTGTTTCTCTGTGAGCCACTGCGTTGCGTAGTGTCAGCGCCCTTCTCGCTGTTTTCGCTGCATGGCCTTGGGGCATTGTTCCTTCGATTGTCCGCATGCTCATCCATGTCTGGCGTCTTCCGTTTTGAATGGTCTGCCCCTCGCGGAGAAGCGGCGGTTCGACTGGCGCCGCCTCTCTCCTCTGTCGGCTGCGGGTGTTCCTGTTATGCTCTTAGGTCAGCGGTTCGACTGGCGCCGCCTCTCGTCGCCGTCAGCTGGGTGGGTTTGTTCTGttggctccccccccccccctggttGTTCAACAAGGTGTGGAGGGCCTAGATTCAGCCACCGTCATTTCATCATCACAGGTTTTTTCTGTGATCAATCGTTCTTCAAGGATCGCGAGGGCAGAGGATGACCTTCGTCGGGTTGTGTTCATGACGGTCGATGGCACCAGGCCGATGGTTTCCTCACGTCAGGTTTGAGTTGGATCCCGTTCTCTGGCTATTCATTCGTCGGCACCTGAGgatttcctcctcttcctccctgATGAGATGGCGGCGAAGCTGGTTCTTGATTGTGGTCGGTCGGTTCGCGCCGCCGGTCTCACGTTGCTTATTAAGCACTGGACTAGGCAAGTTCATGCATCTGACAGAGTTTTGCCTTATAAGGTCGAGCTGGTTCTTCATGGAGTCCCGGCACATGCGTGGGATTTGGCAACTACGGAAAGGTTGCTTGGGGCGTTCTGTTGGATTCAGCATCTCCATCCTTCCATAGCTGATCATTCAGATCTATCTTCATTTCGTTTCACGGTCTGGACTCTCCATCCGGACCTTTTGCCATCCTCTATGGATCTTGTCGTCGAGCCGGCAGGGTCCGGTTCGGTGGATGGACTTTCGGTAAAGATGACGCTGTCGTATATGATCAATATTGTTATTGCTGATGTTTTCGAGCCCCCTAGATCTCCTCTGGATTTGCCGCTTTGTCAGTGTGATTGTGTGGATGGTGACAGGAGGCAAAGGCGGCGTACTGGACCTTCGTCGGATCGTCCTGGTGCTTCTGGTGACTCCGGCGATCGTGGTGTTCGCACTGCTTGAGTTCCGATGAAGTCTCGGCTGGGGCCCAACAACGTCGGGTCGGGTCGCGTTGTTTCTGGGGAAATGGCAAGTGGAGTTATTCCTGACACTTCGGGAGTGAAAACTGCTTGTTCAACGCCGCCAGCTGCTATCTTGGTTGATTCTCCTCAGGTTTCAATGTCAGTCGTTGGCTCTGAGGGAAACGAGGTGGAAGTGGAGTTCATTATAATAGATCCTTGTGCCGCAGTTGGGGATTCTATCGAGTTTGAATGCGGCCTTGCTGATTCCTATTTGGGAGATCCTGCTTGCTCTACAGCCTAGGTGGATGTCCTGGGGGGTCCAAGGGTCGTTGTTGCGGATAATCTCCAGAGGCCGGTGGGACTGTATTCTCCAATGAAGCCTTATGCTACCTCGCCAACCTTGGTTATTCAGGCGCCTGCTCCTTCTAGGACAGTAGATGTTTCCTCCAAACCTCTGCTTGTATATTCGAGACGACATCACCGGATTGTGGGCCTGTGTGTCCCAGTCGCTGGCCCGGTCTCTTTGGATGCACCTTCCCCTTCGTTTTGTCCGACTGATGTTCAGTCACGCGTTTTTTAAACCGTGTGTCTAAGCTGGTGGATGGCCTCCTCCCTCAACCAAAAATTTTGAAGAGAAGGCCAAAAGGTCCGCCGCCTGGTTCCTTGCTGAGGCATAGTAGACGGGTGGCTAGTTGTGCACCTTGGTCTCCAGAGCCTAAGGTTAGGAAAACTGAAAGGAGCATCATGCTGAAGTTGGGCCTTATGTCGGACAGGGAACAGTTTGATCAATGTGCGCAAAACTCATATAGCAAGCTCTTTGACCAGCCTCTCTCCTCTACGCATATTTCCGCCTTGGCTGCTATCTTTGGATGTCTCTGGATGAAGCGGATCAGGTCAGAGTGACAGAAGGGTTAACTGTTTCAGTTTGAGTGCTCTGATTTACGTGGTTGTCTTGGTCGTCTCTGTTTGTTTTGTGATGAATCAGTCTAATATATTGATTTGAAATGCACATGGCCTTAACAAGAAGGTGCGGCGTGATGCTGTTAGGGAGGTAGTAATTTCTTCGAGGGCTGATATTGTGTGTCTGCAGGTGACAAATGTGGCCTCAATTTCTGTTAGTTTGTTGCCCTCTATCATGGGTGCTGATTTTGATCATTTTGTGGCCCTACCAGCTATCGGTACAAGGGGTAGTGTCATCATCGCCTGGAAGGGGGCAGTTTGCAGGCTATAGGGACGAGGGTCGATAACTATACCATTTCAGTGCAATTCGCCCAATTGAACGGGCCCTTGTGGTGGTTTACAGGGGTCTACGGTCCTCAAATTGATTTGGGAAAGCTATTGTTTCTCTAGGAGTTGCGGGATGTCCATGCTCTGTGTGATGGCCCTTGGTTTGTCGCTGGCGATTTTAATCTGATTTATCAAGAGGAGgataagaacaattcgaatttgAATCGTGCTATCATGGATCGTTTCCGTCGTTTTTTGGATGACATTGCAATCAAGGAGATTTCCCTTTTGGgcttgtcgagggtaaatccctgacaatgatttcgaGGTATGTTGGATAGTGAGTGCATGATCGGCGTTCCAGGTGTGCCTGTGGAATGTGTGTATGTTTGTTGCTCAAGAACAtcagagttatccaggttcagacccccCGTGgagtaatagccctacatcatgtaTATTCTTCTCTATCCTCTCCTTTTACAAAAGATATCCCCTTTATATTCCAGGGGGAGAagtcttacaagtgggcccaacAAAGACCCATACCTGCCTAGAGAAACAATATAAACAATCATTACAAGCATACATTTGTTGTGCCTGCCCTGGGTCCCGGCGGCGCCCGTCCCGTCCATCGGTCGCACCCCCGTTTGTCGCGCCCGAAGCGCTCGGCTTGCCCTGTCCTGTCGCAAGCTTCTCAAGCGCGCCTGTTGCGCCCCCTGTCACATCTGCGAGCCCGTCTCGCAACAATTAATATTTGCAGGATGGGATAAGGTAACTCTGCGCTGACAATACCGCCTCAGCCGGAGTGgactgcctggggaaggaaaacggcgtgagtagcggcattaaatgaggtttgactggcctagacgagtacctgccccgcgaccagtaAGGATTGGTCGCGAGAAATCCTGCGAAGGCCCTGGCCATGGTCGCGCTGGTGTCGACTGGTCGTACGAGGGTCATGAGCCAATGAACGAAAGTGGATACTGCCCAAAACTGACCATTGCGGGCCATCCCGGTgggggacccctatattctttacatcaacaGGGCTGAAAGTTCACTTGGTCTAATGAACGTGCTTCCCCAACTCTTGTAAAGTTGGATCGGGTGTTCTGCTCGGTTGATTGGGAGGACATCTTCTGGATTCCTTATTGCAAAGCTCGGCGTCTACGGCTTCTGATCATTGTCTGCTTAGTCTCAGCCTTAAGATCAATACCCGAGGCAAGCGCAGATTTCACTATGAGAGTTTCTGGCCTACTCTTCATGGTTTCCATGATGCTATTCAGCAAAGTTGGGACGCTCCGATGTCATCGGTTTGCCCCGTCACGCGTTCTACATCAAATTGGCACGACTAAGTAGAGGTCTCGAAAGTTGGAGCCAATGGAAGGTGGGAAACATTCGAGCCCAACTTCTTATGGCTAAAGAGGTCCATCGTCTGGAGATTGCGCGTAATCTTCGGCCTCTCTCTACTGAAGAAGAATGGTTGCGCAGGAAATTGAAGTTGCATTGCCTTGGTTTGAACTCGCTTGAGCGCACCATTGCTCGACTGCGCTCGCGAATTCTCTATATAAAAGAGGGTGATGCTAACACTTCTTTTTTCCATCAACATGTCAGGTTTTGAAAGAGAAAAATTTATACCAAACCTGCATGTCGGCGATCAGTTTTTGACAAGCTAAGAGGAGAAACATGCTGCTGTTTTTGAATTCTACTCCAATCTATTGGGAACGGCTGCAGATATGTTACTTCGCCTAACCTTGATTTGTTTAATCAACATCAGAATGAGCTTGCTTCCTTCCTTGGATGAGCCTTTCTCTGAGGATGAGGTCTGGACAACAGTTAAGGAACTCCCTCCGAACAAAGCATCGGGACCCGACGGTTTTACGGGTAGATTCTATAAGTCTTGCTGGTCTATAATTGAAGAGGATCTTCTGGGCGCTATTGTGGCTCTGCATCAAGGAAGGGATGCTAAGTTTTGGTGTCTTAATACAGCTGTTATCACTCTTTTGCCAAAGAAGGTCGATGCATTGCAAGTTAATGACTATCGTCCCATCAGTTTGATTCACAATTTTGCTAAATTGGTCACCAAAATTTTGGCAAACAGATTGGTGCTAAACTTCCTTAGTCTCGGTTAATCAAAGTGCTTTTATCTTGGTTATGGATGTTCTAAACTCGCTTATCAGCCGAGCATGTCAAGTAGGTCTGCTGAAACCACTCCCCGTTCGAGGTCTTCATCGTAGAGTTTCTCTATATGCGGATGATGTGGTTGTTTTTCTTAGACCGGTTGCTTCTGATTTGAGTTTAATCAAGCACATTCTTCAGCTTTTTGGGGAGGTTTCGGGCCTcaaaactaacattttgaaatgttctGTGTCTCCGATTCATTGTCTCGAGGAAGATACGTCAGTCATAAGGGGCTTCCTGCCTTGTGAGGTGAAGCATTTTCCGTATTCTTATCTCGGCCTCCCTCTGGTGATTGGTAAGCCTTCCAAAGTTGTCCTCTGACAACTAGTTGATAAAGTCTGACAATCTCCTGAGGAGAAAGGCTTATTTGTTGAACCAGGTCAACAAGCTCATTCTAGTGCGCATGGTTCTCACGATAACTCCCATTTATCAAATGATTGCCATGGATCTCCCCAAGTGGGTTCTCAAGGCAATAGACAAACGAAGCCGTGGCTTTCTTTGGTCAGTCAGGACCAAGTTAAAGGTGGCAACTGTTTGGTGTCTTGGCAGCAAGTGTGTCGCCCTCTTCATCTTGGTGGTTTGGGTGTCCATGATTTGGCGTGTCTTGGTTGGGCTCTTAGGATGAGGTGGTTATAGCTCCAAAAGACTAATCTGTCGCGGCCTTGGGCTGGTTTTCAGGTGAAGGTTCATCCAAATGCTCGTGCTTTGTTTGCCATGGCTACCGTTTCTTTGGTGGGCGATGGCACGAATACTAAGTTTTGGATTGATCATTGGTTGCATGGTACAGTCGGTTGCTGATTTGGCTCCCAATATTATTTCATTGATTTCTCAAAGGGCGATCTACCAAAGATCGGTTTTTCAAGCTCTATTTGATAGGAGTTAGGTATCTGATATCAAGGGTGCCCTATCAGTGAGGGCTATTATGGAGTACCTTCATCTTTGGGATATGTTGGATGGTTTTTCTCTGCAGCCAGGGGTTCAAGACCAACATCTTTGGAGGCTTTCAGCTTCTGGAATGTATTTGAGTAAATCAGCTTACAACGCTTTCTTTGTTGGTTCGATTGGGTTTGCTCCATGGAAGAGTGTTTGGAAGTCCTGGGCACCTCTGGAATGCAGGTTTTTCATTTGGTTGGTTATTCTTAACTGTTGTTGGACGGCAGACAGATTGGCTAGGAGAGGATTGCCGCATCCAGAAGCTTGTCCACTTTGCAATCAGGCTGATGAGACGATGCAAGATCTGTTGGTTTCTTGTGTGTTTGTTCGTCAAGTTTGGTTTGATGTCCTGCAAAGGGTTAGGCTGCCCTTGGGCGTTTTGTGTTCTCGAGCTGGTGGAGTCGTGCTATTAAGAAAGTCCCTAAGCAACGCAGGAAGGGACCCAACACTCTTACTATCCTTGTTGCCTGGGAGGTTTGCAAGCACTGAAATGACTGTGTTTTCAATGGGATGGTCCCAAGCGTTAGTTCGGTGCTGAGGTCGGTCGCGGTTGAGGCCTCCCTTTGGTGTGCAGCTGGGGCTTCTTGGCTTCAATCTTTGTTAGCTGGATAGCCTCGTTTTCTTCTTCGTTTCttggtttttggtttttgtttagCGTaggtgtgtgtttgtgtgtgtggggTGTTTGTTTGTCTGTTTGGATCTGGTTTATGTTGTTGGTGTTTCTTCCTTCTTAATTATATGACACACAGCTCTCCTGCACACTCGAGAAAAAAAAGCTCCGCAAAGCAGATTTGCTGCCAATCATTGAGAAAGTGGCGGATAAGCTTCCGGGTTGGAAAGCTACTCTAATAACACGGGTTGGTCGAACAATTCTGGTCTGTGTGGTGCTCACGACCATCCCCATCCATCCATCTTCTCTTTGCCATGGACTTACCCATGGACGGCTCATGCTATTGATAAGATATGCCAGGGTTTTCTTTGGAAAGGCAGAAAAGATATCAATGGAGGACATTGTCTAGTGGCGTGGGAAAAAGTTTACATGCCGCTAAACCTTGGAGGACTAGGTATTCATAGCTTGGAGAAACTCGGTTGGGCTCTAAAGATGAGGTGGTTGTGGTTGAAGAAGACTTAACCTGACCGACCTTGGGCTTGTTTTCAGATCTCAGTGCACACAAATATCTCTTCCATGTTCGCTATTTCCATCACCACTCAAGTGGGCaatggccacaacaccaacttTTGGTCAGATAGGTGGTTGCATGGGCATTCTCTTATGGATTTAGCTCCAAATCTGGTTGCAGCTGTTCCAAAGAGGATTAAGAAGTAGCGAACGGTGGCTCAAGCCCTTGAAGATCACCTTTGGGTTAGTGACATCCAGGGTCCTCTCACAATGGTAGTTTTGATTGAATACTTGCAAGTGTGGGAAGTCTTGGAGGAGTTTGAGCTGCGCCCATAGGTACCTGATGTTCATACTTGGAAGCATTCTTATTCGGGCCTTTTCTCCACAAGATCGGCATATAAAACATATTTCATGGGAGCCGTGGATCTAAACCATGGAAGAGACTATGGAAGTCTTGGGCTCCTTTGAAATGCAAATTCTTTTTATGGCTGGTCATTCGCAACCGTTGATGGACAGCTGATCGTTTAGAGCGCCGAGGGCTTGATCATCCCAAACATTGTCCAGCATATCCTTACCAATTGTGTGTTTGCAAGAAGTGTTTGGCGTCAGCTATTTCAGCACCTTGGCCTTCAAATGCTTACCCCTAATCAGATGGATTCCAACTTCTCTGATTGGTGGAGGCACACCCATAAGAGAGTAGAAAAGCATCACTGCAAGGGTTTCAACACATTGGTTATTTTAGTTGTGTGGTGTTTGTGGAAACATCGCAACGATAGTGTCTTCAACGGTCCTGCTTCGGATGGACATAGGGTGCTGAATGCCATCAAGGATGAGGGTCATCTCTGGTGTATGGCAGCGGCTAGAGATCTTAGGGAAATTTGGCCGGGTTGAGGATGTTATTGTTTTCTGGTCATGTGTTTAGGTCGTTTTGTTGTTGTCTGTAGTGTTGTACAGGTTTCAGGGTGTGGTGTGAGTGTTTTTGGCTCCCCTAGTTCGGGGCCTTTCGATGTATTCGGACTCtatctccttttcttttaataCAAAGATAAGCAGCTCTTATgcatgttcgagaaaaaaaaaaagaatgtggTCTGAATATGGTGTTTCTGTCAAACAAGTGGTAAGTGAATCAGTGATTAATAATTCCATAATTTCATTCCATTTCCTTCAACACCAGGCTACCAGTTATTTTGTGGTAATCACTGATTCAAGGGAAAATTGACTTACTGTCTGGTGACAATATTCTGCAGTGTTAACAATGTAGCATATCGTCCTCTCATCCCTGTCCGAGGTCTGCAGTAATTGCCACAGGACATAAATTGCTGCTACTAGATGAGGAAAACAAGAGGAGAAAAAACAATTCAATGGTGACTATCATACCCTGATCTGCCCATCGGTGCCAGTAGCAGCTGCAACAATACCAGTACCACCTTTTGGTAACCTGGCATATAACCTAGCAGCATAGGATTTAAGTATTCTTTGAAATACCTAGCAAAAACAGAGGGGAAAAATGGTAATGAATCCATTCGAAGCCCATACTTCATCAGCTTTGATAGAAATACCTAATAGTAAAAAATCAGTGATTAACCTGTTGAAACTCAATCTTCATCAGCTTTGGTACTATTATAAAATCTAAACATCAACAATAATAGTCAACATGTGCTCAAAGAATTTCTAATATTACAGGGGCCGGTGTTCACTCAACAGAACTACTAACCCAGACTCAACACAATTCATACGGACGGTAAATTTCATTTCATATGATAGCTTGTGCAGGTTAGCTCATGGTGCATTTTCCTTCTGTAGGTATGTAGGTATGATTACGGCTCTGTAGCCTCTCACCAATTCAACAGTGCATAAAGATCAATAGCAGAGGTAGCAAACAAGAAACAATGATACTAAATAATGAAATCAACAGTCTTCACTGCATGCCACTTTAGGCAATAGAATCATGAGACCACCCATTGTTATGCCCAAAATAAACTTTAGAGTTTCAGCAAAGTAAAATATTTGATATATTGGATTGGGGTCTGTTCACAAGAGATTTAATATCCGAGTATCAGTCAAGCCCACTAAAAGAAATAGTAGATAGCACTGCAGACCAAACTGCTCAGGAAGCATATAAACAGTAAGAAGattaaataagaaaataaaaggcACTGACAGCTGCATAAACAACATGCATCAAGGAAACAATTATGTGTTTTTCATGTTGTTACACAATTTAAGTGATTTTTCATCATCTGAGACATATATGTGAACTTATTCGCATTCGATTCGTATATATTCCATCTTGGTATTCGATGTATCCATGGTGACAGGTGTTCCTATTTGTTTCCACATCTGGGGAAAATTATGAAAGCAAGCATTGTAGTCCATTCATATTCGATCTGTTTCACCCCTACTTGGAGCAAACAAGGAACTGTACATAAAAGGGAAAACTTCCAAGTGCCAACAAAAGCTGGAAATAATTGCTTACCTGAAACAAGTTATATAATGTTTGGTTCTTTGTTAATGCGCTGCACCTCTTTAAGCTTTTCCTGATCACCAAGAAAACCTGCACAAGTGAAATTGTAAAGCAGATCAATATAGTaatttggaaagaaaaaaaattgccgAGCACAAAATGGCAACTATCACATAAAATCTACCGGAAGGCTAGCTTTGGAAAAGCTAGACCTAGCTTGGCAGTTTCTACCAGTCCACACACAAGGTTGATAAATCCTTCCACTAGAAATCCAAGAGGAAAAACAAGATAGCAGGAACTAGCCACTTTTTGACCAATTCCataggctttgttgttgttgttgtttgacAATGCGTGGAAACTGCTATCAGCCAGCTGGAGTAAACCTTCTAGAAAGAATATTGTGAATCATTATATTATCTACCTGCATGCTACTTGATAGAATGTTTGTCTGACTTCCTTCCTCTATTTCCCATCTTTCTTCCTGACAGAATAGAAGGGTGAGCCAATGGAAACAGACCTCAAGTACCATGGGTTCCAATTATATGTGAATGTAGCATGTACCTGGACAAGTTTATCTAATTGATCCACTAAAGATTTCTCCTCAAGTTCTATGTACACAGACATATATGGTTCAAAACAAGAAGATATGATTCCATGGAAGTTGAACTGCAAGAACACGGGGCAAAATATGAGATGAATATACAgcatggatcataatccaaaaGTTATGGAAAAAGCACTAAACATGCACTGCACAATGGCTGATAGACTACTAACCCCAGCACCAGGAACTGACAAAGCTTTGTGTTTGTCTTTGTCCTGCCAGTAAAGAGTTGGTAGAAGAGTTGGAAAAATACATAATAAcaggaagaaaaaaattaaaagttaGGACTCAACAGCAGATACTTGTTCAACTTCTTCATTGGATACTGCCAGTTTCTTCTCGTATTTCTTCCGTATGTCTGAAACAATTTTATTGCGTTCCACAccctcatcttcatcatcactcccgGACTCTTTATTTCGAGCACTCGTAGTTCCACCACTGAATTTCTCTGCCAATTCTTCCTCAAATTCAAGGGTTCTTTGGAATGCCTGCATTGCAAGAATCTCAAATGTTCAGTACAGAAGTTCCATTGTCAAATGAATCAGTTCACATACTCAACTCAGGCATCCAAAAATTTCACAGATATCTCTACCACTCCAAGACTTGTAACACTACAACATTATGAAGCACAcaaatttgtttgttttcttgatcttttgttACATTGCAGGAAATGGGGCCTTGAAGCAAAATAAGACCACTAAAAAATCAGCTAAAGGCCTACAACACTAAAAAAAGTAGGCTATCAATCATTTGCACAGCATTGTAAGATAAATGGCACATAGTCATCTGTTATCCATGCTTCCAAAACATAACAAGGGAAATTACCAATAATAAAGTTGCAACATCTGGCTTTTCTTTGAGATTGTTAAGGATATCAACAAGCTGGGCCCTGAAAAGAAGACTTTTCATCAGTAAATTGATTAGCAAGGAGGAAGATAAGAATTGATCATAATGTTGTAGCGTAACTTTTGCAGTTGAGGGGAGACAATAATAGATTAAAATTTAAGAAACCAATTTTGTAAAACCATGAGTACCAATATAATGCAGCAAACAAGAAGTAAAATCAAGTGATGATACTGCTTTAGTTCTATGTAATCTTAATTTGGAGGAAGATCATTAACTGCAAAACTAGAGAGGGTGAAATCAGACCTTGTAATCTTACAGAACTGGATACACAACAGATAGTCAACATGCCAGGAAGGTGGAAATATTTTCCAGGTGTCTTCATTTGAGCGTAGTCGGCGTTTAATCCATGCATATCTCCTTTCAGTCTTATCTAACTTGGCaagttctgatttttttttcagaagtaTCAAAATAATAGTGAAGAAAAATGAGTAGGTAAGTttatactaaaattataaaacagACTGATCTACGTAGCATATGCAAGGTTTTCACCTGCTCCTTCAAAAATCTGCCTATATGAGGTGAGTTCCTTGCTACAAAAATTCTTTACTAGTTCTTCCCTTACAGATGGTTCCAATGCATCAACCACCAAGCAAGCATCAGATAGCTGCTGCAATAGCATGGAATCTTCTGTTTCCTTCCCAGTTCCTAAGCTGCAAAAGTTCCACTTAGGTGGTTTATTTCACAGTACAAACAAATAGACATAGAAAGCAGAACAATTGCCAACTAAGTAAAGCTTTGAATTGTTTCATTGTCATAAATTTATCAAGCACAAAATATGCTCTGGGTTACCAAACTGTTGGTTACCAGCAGGGACCAGTATTTGGTAAACCCAGCTCTTTAGGGGACATATATTACGATGTTTTAGAAACAGGTCTACTAGGCCATGTAAAAGGCCATATACAAGGAACTGGTGCCCCTACCAGTTACCAGATGATTGCTGGTTAGGCCACGTAATCAGGCCAGCAAGGTCGTATAATCACTATACATTTTACCGATTTTAGTACCttaattacattttttttgttcatTACAAGCTATTCTGTACTacattttatttgaattattatgGTGAAATTCCACAATATTACTTGAAAAATGGAAAACAGACGAAAAGGTTGCCACTCTGCAAATTAGGCCATTTATTTCCAGCTGACACGTGGACTTAACTCGTCCTGTGCCAGGGTCTTCCTCATAACACATGGCTAATTTACTGGTACGGGATTGGCCAGAATCTGGCACTGGCACCAAGTGGTACTAGCCTTTTTTTTCAATAACAAAAAGAGTTTAATAACTGTGCACCTTGAAAAATCTGAAAATACATGAGATTTGAGGattttcttgatgttctttAATTTCTCCCTGAGCTCTGTAATCTTCGGCACATCCCTATAAGCTTCAAAATGACTGCATAACTGGTTTACTGCCTGAAGAATGAAATAGAATTAGGAATTTTGTCAGAACTTGTCCACACAATTATTAGCATTGGCATGACAATCATGCAGAACGATCACAGTAAGTATTAAATATTGCAGGCATTGACATCAATTCTAGAAGGTCTACAAGTGTATAAGCAGCTAGTTCTACTTTACCTCCAGCTGTGCAGCTGCTTCTTTATACTGCCGCTTTGAGGCCATAACTTGAAGTTGCTCGACAGCAGAAACTGCATATGAGCATATAGACATATAATTTAGCTAAGGTTGATGTATTTTTGCTATTGCATCACTCTTTTTTAAGCACAATAGCACATCGACCCAcagaaaggaaaaacaaaagaaactaaCCGAGCATAGTAAGACGGTGAAGAGCAGTTATTGTAGTTGTTATATGCCTCTTGGCGCAATCCAACTTTTTTATGTCGCGACAGATTTCTTGAACCATTGTTTCGCTTTGTTCAGCCTTTGTTTTTATCTCATGTATCTTGTGCATCAGTTCCTGTTGGTAGGCAAAAGAGTTAAGCTCCAAGCAACCCATTAAGTGTCACTCTAGTTATCTGACAAACTTTTCTTTCCAGGATCAAATTGAAGATAGTAGTGCAAACTGCAAAGCATGGTGCTCAGTCCGTTGATCCAGAAAGTTCATAGTGGGCAAATTTAATGACCTGAACAGCATTTGTTGCTGCAGCAAGCTCCTCCTTAGCCTTGGTTCCCGAGTTGCTCTGTGGAGTAAAAAAACAACTTTCCATTATCCGATACAGTACAACCATAAGCAATAGGAAGCGCATAACAATCATTTAGTCCTGTTCTTCAAGCAGCACAATTTCATTAATTTCAAATCCTAAGTAAATTCATTTACAAGTGCACGTCCAGTCGGCCATAGCACTCATCAAAGTATGAAACACGTCAGTTTAGTCAGTTCAGTTTAACCGTTTCCATTCCAAAGAGGGTACACATTACAAACCGCAGCATTGCACGACACAGAACGTGAAACGGTGAGACCAAAAGGCCGGACCTGCTgccggacggcggcgaggaTGCTGGCATCCACTCGGCGAATCTCGCTCTGTATCTTCTGCATCAGCGGCTCGACACCCGACAACGACGCCTCTGCAAGTCACAACAAAATCAAAAGCAAATTGTTACCCTAGGAGCACCGAACAGCAGCGTAGCTCAAACGAGCGCGTTGCCGCAGTAGCATTGCGGGCTAAGTCCCCGTGCGAGTGAGGAATCGACGATTCGATTCGAGCGGCGAGCGTACCGGTGGGGAACATCTGGTTGATGTACTCGAGGGCGCTGGACTTGTCCATTTCTCTGGCGAGATCTCTCCCCCGCGCGCCCGCGCTCAGAGGATCTGCAGAGGTCTAGAAGGATCTGGAAAGGGAGGGCGCTGAGGAGGGGTCGATCTGGTGGGGCCTTGGCGGCGGGCTGCCCCTCGCGCGCGCCAGGTGAGGTGGTGGCGGAAAAGG includes:
- the LOC133926891 gene encoding vacuolar protein sorting-associated protein 53 A-like isoform X2; amino-acid sequence: MDKSSALEYINQMFPTEASLSGVEPLMQKIQSEIRRVDASILAAVRQQSNSGTKAKEELAAATNAVQELMHKIHEIKTKAEQSETMVQEICRDIKKLDCAKRHITTTITALHRLTMLVSAVEQLQVMASKRQYKEAAAQLEAVNQLCSHFEAYRDVPKITELREKLKNIKKILKSHVFSDFSSLGTGKETEDSMLLQQLSDACLVVDALEPSVREELVKNFCSKELTSYRQIFEGAELAKLDKTERRYAWIKRRLRSNEDTWKIFPPSWHVDYLLCIQFCKITRAQLVDILNNLKEKPDVATLLLAFQRTLEFEEELAEKFSGGTTSARNKESGSDDEDEGVERNKIVSDIRKKYEKKLAVSNEEVEQDKDKHKALSVPGAGFNFHGIISSCFEPYMSVYIELEEKSLVDQLDKLVQEERWEIEEGSQTNILSSSMQVFLVIRKSLKRCSALTKNQTLYNLFQVFQRILKSYAARLYARLPKGGTGIVAAATGTDGQIRTSDRDERTICYIVNTAEYCHQTSGELAENVAKMINPQFADKVDMSEVQDEFSAVITKALMTLVHGLETKFDAEMVAMTRVPWATLESVGDQSEYVNGISSILSSSIPVLGSLLSPTYFQYFLDKLAASLGPRFYLNIYKCKHISETGAQQMLLDTQAVKTILLDIPALGKQSTVAASYSKFVSREMSKAEALLKVILSPVDSVANTYRALLPEGTPLEFQRILDLKGLKKADQQAILEDFNKHAPAIKHPTVAPTVAPPVPTASVQIAPVATPAVSITPSMAALTGALANREDVLARAAALGRGAATTGFKRFLALTEAAKDRKDGPFRKLFNP
- the LOC133926891 gene encoding vacuolar protein sorting-associated protein 53 A-like isoform X1, with product MDKSSALEYINQMFPTEASLSGVEPLMQKIQSEIRRVDASILAAVRQQSNSGTKAKEELAAATNAVQELMHKIHEIKTKAEQSETMVQEICRDIKKLDCAKRHITTTITALHRLTMLVSAVEQLQVMASKRQYKEAAAQLEAVNQLCSHFEAYRDVPKITELREKLKNIKKILKSHVFSDFSSLGTGKETEDSMLLQQLSDACLVVDALEPSVREELVKNFCSKELTSYRQIFEGAELAKLDKTERRYAWIKRRLRSNEDTWKIFPPSWHVDYLLCIQFCKITRAQLVDILNNLKEKPDVATLLLAFQRTLEFEEELAEKFSGGTTSARNKESGSDDEDEGVERNKIVSDIRKKYEKKLAVSNEEVEQVSADKDKHKALSVPGAGFNFHGIISSCFEPYMSVYIELEEKSLVDQLDKLVQEERWEIEEGSQTNILSSSMQVFLVIRKSLKRCSALTKNQTLYNLFQVFQRILKSYAARLYARLPKGGTGIVAAATGTDGQIRTSDRDERTICYIVNTAEYCHQTSGELAENVAKMINPQFADKVDMSEVQDEFSAVITKALMTLVHGLETKFDAEMVAMTRVPWATLESVGDQSEYVNGISSILSSSIPVLGSLLSPTYFQYFLDKLAASLGPRFYLNIYKCKHISETGAQQMLLDTQAVKTILLDIPALGKQSTVAASYSKFVSREMSKAEALLKVILSPVDSVANTYRALLPEGTPLEFQRILDLKGLKKADQQAILEDFNKHAPAIKHPTVAPTVAPPVPTASVQIAPVATPAVSITPSMAALTGALANREDVLARAAALGRGAATTGFKRFLALTEAAKDRKDGPFRKLFNP